The nucleotide sequence TTTAGATTTAAATGTGCCCGTATTTGTGTACGAAGAAGCCTTCGGTTCTGGCACATTGTATCATCATATCTTAGACTATATGGCTAAAGAAGGCTACCATCAAAAAATTCGTAACATGTCCGTGAAAGACATCATCCACCATGGGTCAAGAACCCACAACCAAATGGATGCGAAAATGGATCTTACAGCCCTCATGGAGGCTTTAAAAGACTTATGAGGCTCGATCACTACATGGTAGAAACCTACCTCAAAACCCGTTCTCAAGCGCAGGACCTCATCCGTCAAGGGAAAGTCATGGTGGGTAGTCAAATCATCACCAAAACGGGTTATGATTTAAAACAAGAAAAAGTGACTATCCTCGAAGACAATCTATATGTCTCGAGGGGTGGTTTAAAATTATTAGACGCCATTACAGCGTTTAACATCGACTTTAACCATCAAGTCGTTTGTGATATTGGTTCTTCCACCGGTGGATTCACCGATTGTGCTTTACAACACGGCGCTCAAAAGGTTTATGCTTACGATGTGGGTACGCTGCAGATGCATGATCGTCTTAGACAACACCCTCAGGTTGAATTACATGAACAAACCAATATTTTAGACGTAGAATTGCCATCGGATATCGATATCTATACCATCGATGTCTCATTCACCTCTGTAAAACCCATCTTAAAACACCTTGAACTTAACCACGGCCGTTTCATCGTATTGGTTAAACCACAGTTTGAAGTTGGACCAGAATACATCAAAGATGGCATCGTCAAAGACACAAAAAAGCAATTAGAGGCTTTAGACGGTATTATACATTATGCCAAGCAGTTGAATTTTCAAATCCTTGCTCATAAAACCTCAGACTTACTCGGTAAAATGGGCAACCAAGAATTTTTACTCTTTCTTTCAAAGTAAGGTGATGTTATGTTAAAAACCCTCAAAATCGAAAATCTCGCCATCATCGAGGATTTAAGTGTCGACTTCAACCCATCGATGACTGCTTTAACGGGTCAAACCGGGGCAGGTAAAAGTTTACTCATCGACTCCTTGAAGTTGTTGTTTGGCGCGAGAGCCGATGCAGACCTCATCCGTTATGGGGCAGACAACGCCACCGTTTTGGGTGTTTTTACCGATATTCGAAAGCCTTTAGGGGATTATTTGAAAACCTTGGATATCGATCAAACCACATTAACCATCAAACGAGAAATCAGTCGAAACAATAAAAATCAAATTACGGTGAATCAAAAAAACATCACCCTATCAGAACTCAAGCGTATCGCGTTTTTCTTAGGCGATATCCATGAACAACATGATATATCCAAACTATTGGATCCTAAACTCCAATTGTCCTTGATTGACCAAATGGACCCAGATGGGATTTCACCGTTATTCAATCAATATTTGCTCACGAAAGAAAACTACTTAACACAACTTAAAAAATACGAACAAGCCAAAAAAGAACAACAATCCAAAACAGAAGCGTTAGAACGACTCAAAGACGAACAAGATGAACTTAAAAAGTTTGGTTTAAACCTAACGGAAGCGGCTGAACTGGCTGAGAAAATTGAAAAACTATCCCATGAAGAAAAAATCGTCTCCCGTGTATCTAGAGCGTATGAGATTTTAGATGAATTGTATCAAAAAGGCGATTTATACGAAGCCGCGGATGCTTTATCGGAAATTAAAGTCTACGATGGTTTGTACGCGACAGGTAGCGAATCCCTCAAAAATGTGTATTATGAACTCGAAGGTTTAAGAAGTGATCTCAAGAAGAGCTTGGATATATTTGAGTACCGCTCTGAATTCGAACTCGATCAACTCCAAGAACGTTTGTTCGCGATTCACCAACTCGAAAAGAAATATCGGATGAGCGTAGAAGCACTGATCACTTATTTGAAAGACATCGAAGAAAAAATCCTCATGACTGAGGACTATGAAGGGTATTTAAAATCACTCAAGGCCGATTTGGATCAAAAACACAAACAAACCTTGGATGCGGGGTTAAAACTCCACCAAGCCAGAGAAAAACTCGCCAAGAAATTAACCACTGAGATCATCGATGAACTACAATTATTGGATTTAGAAAAAGTCCGTTTTGAGATTGTTTTTGAAAAACAAGAACCCACCCCAGTATTGTATGAAGATGGTTTAGACATCGTCACTTTTTACATTGGTTTGAACCAAGGAGAACCTCTCAAACCTTTGTATAAAACCGCGTCTGGTGGGGAACTATCTCGTTTTATGTTGGCGCTAAAAATCATTTTCGCTAAATTCCAATCGTTGGGATTGGTGGTATTTGACGAGATTGATATGGGGATTTCTGGAAAGACCGCTTCCAAAGTCGCTACGAGAATTCACGCCCTCAGTGAACACACCCAAGTGTTGACCATCACCCATCTCGCTCAAGTCGCTGCGAAAGCAGACCATCATTACCACATATTAAAACGAATCAAAGACAATCGAACCGTCACACAAATCGATGTGTTGAATACAGAAAAGCGGATTGAAATCATCGCCGAGATGTTGTCTGGGGAACGCATGGATGCGTATGCAATACAACATGCGAAAGCATTGCTAGACAAATAAAAAAAGGCCTTCGCCTTCTCTTATTGTTTTTCAATCAACATAATTACTAATGCAATAAACGGTAGAATGATCATCCCTAAAACGAGAATAACTACAATCGTTTTACCCCACCAAGTCTTAAGTGGATTTCTTAGGGTTGGCACTTCAAAAGTGTTTGAATTGGATTCGGGTTTCTTCGTTTTTGGTTTATTTGTTTTATTTTCAGCCATAATTATCACCTCAACTTGATTTCATCATTATGATTATAATACATAACCCCTGAAAAAGAAAGTGATTTCCATGAAAAGTAGTGTAAGAATCATTTTTCACATCGATTTAAATGCGTTTTTCGCATCCGTCGAAATGATTGAAAACCCATCCTTGAAAAATAAAGTTTTCGCTGTTGGTGGCGGCCTTGGATTCAATCGAGGTGGCATTTTAACCACGGCATCTTATAAAGCGCGTCGATACGGCATCCGAAGTGGGATGACGATTGCGAACGCGCTTCATTTATATCCGAAGCTCATCGTAGTACCGAACCGCCATGGTGTGTATCATCAGTACTCGATGAAATTCATCCAATATTTGAAAACCTATACCCACCTCGTCTGGCAAGTTTCGGTCGATGAAGCGTATATGGATGTCACCGACATTGAAGGCATTCATCCCTTAGCGCTTGCGAAAAAAATCCAATCCGAATTGGTATCGAAGTACCAACTCCCCTCATCGATTGGCATTGCACCGACGCTTTTTCTCGCAAAAATGGGTTCAGACATGAAAAAACCAATGGGGATAACCGTGATAAGAAAACGGGATGTCAAATCAAAAATATACCCGCTACCCATCAAAGATATGTATGGGTTAGGCAAGAAGACCTACCCTAAACTAGAAAAGATTGGGATCAATACCATCGCTGATTTTGTAAACCCCGATCATCATTCAAAAATTTTAGAAGTCATCAGTCAAAAGAGTTATGATGCTTATATATTAGATATTCATGGCTTATCATCGAATAAAGTGGATCCCTACAAGTATGCTTTACCTAAAAGCATCTCTAATGAAACCACGTTATCCTTTGATACCGATATGGAAAGTGTCATCAAAGATACATTAATTTCACAATTGAAAGAAGCTTACCCACGGATGCTTCATGACCACCTTCAAACCAAAACAGTGGGGATTCGGTTACGTTATCACAATTTTGAAACCACACAAAAAGTGAGAAGCATTGCCAATTATACCGATGATTATCAAACCATTCTAGACATCATTCTAGAACTGTTCGAAGCTTTTTATACCGGAAAGCCTGTGCGTTTAATTGGCGTATCCTTGAATAACTTAAAACCCAAAGACAGCATCGAAAAGCCATTTGATCTTTTTGAATATCAAGCTATGGAAGAAAAAAAAGACCGCATTTCAGAAGCCTTAAAAGCCGTAAATGAAAAAATATCGAAAGAAACCAAGGATTCTATCGATTGATAATATAAAAAAAGTATATAATAGAACCTAAAGGGGTGAATCTATGATTCGATTAGAAGGCGTATCCAAGTATTACAATACCGATAATAATGTCGTCTTAGGGTTAAGACGCGTCAACTTAGAGTTTAAACTAGGCGAATTTGTCGCGATTACTGGGGAATCAGGTAGTGGTAAATCCACACTACTCAATGTCATATCCGGTTTAGATAAATACGATGAAGGTGAACTGTATGTCAACGGTGAAGAAACCAGTTATTACTCTGTTGAAGAGTTTGAACAATACCGTAAACAATACATCGGATTTGTTTTTCAGAACTACAACATCATCGACTCCTATACCGTTTATCAAAATGTGATGGCTGCTTTGATGATTCAAGGCTATGACCCTGAAAAAAGAAAAGCACGTGCATTAGAACTCATTGAGCGGGTGGGTTTAACTTCCCATAAAAACCACCGTGCATCGAAACTATCGGGCGGTCAAAAACAAAGAGCGGTCATCGCGAGAGCGCTCGCGAAGGATTGTCCTGTCATTGTTGCAGACGAACCGACGGGTAACTTAGATAGTGAGACCGGTAAGAAAATATTAGAATTGTTAAAAGAAGTATCCAAAGACAAATTGGTTCTAATCGTTACCCATAACTATGAACAAGTCGAACCTTACGCCACCCGTAAAATTCGTATGTTTGATGGTGAAGTGGTTGAGGATAAACCCATTAAATCGGTTACACCTTACGAAGCGAAACCAACCATATCTTCAAAAAACATCAGTCCTTTAGATGTGTTGAAATTGGCCTTTGTCTCGCTCTTTAGTGTGCCTAAGAAAACATTTTTAGTGTTCATTACGTTAATGTTCGCATTTACGGCCATCGCTTCGATTTATAGTTTGAATGAATGGGTGAAGAATTTAGGCAGTATCAATAATTATAATCCTGTATTTCGTTCTAACTTTGAAGGTCGAATCGTCGTCACGAAAGCAGATGAATCTGCGTTTACTCAAACCGAACTGAACGACTTACTCAATAAGAGTAAAGTCCAATCCATCATTCATAACGACATACTTTTAGATCAAGAGTTTCAAGTCAGTTCGAATGGGATGTTCACCTATGGTACCTTAAGACCTTATTTTGGGCAGTCTTTACCTTTAGAAGAAGGCAGAATGCCAGAAGCGATGAATGAAATCGTATTGTACCCTAACTATTATGGTGAGTTTTACCGCGTTGGTGATGTCATTGATTTATCTTACGCGATGAACAATCGAGATGGGTTCTATCTTAACCCAGCGACATCCTATGAAATGACTGTGGTCGGTTTATTGAAAGAGTCCTATTACAATTACGTTGGGGTAGTTCACCCAAGTTTCTTCAATCAAGGTATCACCAACACCTACAATCAAAATAACTTGATGCCTGCTTACGCCATTCATCAAAACATGCTCATTACTGTGAATAAATCGACCGATAATAGTCAAGTATTGGGGCTTATGAAAAATTATATTTTCATTGATGATACATTGCCAGATGGACAAGTGATTTTATCCAAATCATTTTATGACATATTGATCGCTGAGTACACCACTTTAGCAAACCTTCAGGCTCAAACCTTTAAATTGACCAAACCAGCCATTAAGTATTCACCGTTAAAAACAGTCGATATCCAAATCATTGGTGAAAAAGATGGCGATGTTTGGGCACAAGAAGTTTACATCAACAAACAAACCTACATGGACTTGTTCTATGAAGGCCCATATCAAATTACTTTATTGACGAATGACACATTCGATGCGAGACAAGTGATGAATGGTTTAGGTTCGAATTACGTATCCGTTCATCCGTTTGAGTATGTCGGTTACGACTATGGCATCGGGTTAGGCGGTTTGATTGGATTCGTCTATTTCTTGGTCGGTGGATTCATTTACATTATCCTCAACCTCGTCATTAAATCCATCATCCAATCTAGACGTAAAGACTTCGTGATATTCCGTTCGATCGGTGCGTCTAAATCTGACTTGAGAAAACTATTATCCATTGAACAAGCCTTATTCAATACCTTTGGATTTGTGTTATCCTTTATCCCACTCATCCTAATGAATATATACATACCACAGTTCAAGGTTATGAGATACATTCCAATCCTCATGTATGGGGTATTCTTCCTCATATTCTTACTGGTATTGTTAAGTATTAATGCGAAATTCGCCAACAAATTGTTTGGTAAGAGTGTCATCACGACACTGAAGAGTGAGTAGGTGAGACCATGATTAAAGCGAATAAAATAGACAAATTTTTCAATCGTGGTAAACGGAATGAAATCCACGTCATCAATCAAATCTCTGTCGATTTACCAGACCATGGGTTGGTGGTATTGTTTGGACCTTCTGGTTCTGGGAAAACCACGCTACTCAATGTATTAGGGGGTCTAGATCGCGCCAAAGGTGAAATCCAATTCAATGATGTGTCATTGCATGGGTATTCCATGGCACAATGGGATAAAATCCGTAATCGTCATATCGGCTATATTTTCCAAAACTATATGTTATTGGAAAATATTTCGATTCATGAAAATATCCAGTTAACGCTCAATATGATTGGCATTACCGATAAGGATGAAATCAACAAACGCGTTGAGTACTTGTTGGAAAAAGTAGGGTTAAAAAACTATAAGAAACGTAAAGCTGGTTTGTTATCGGGTGGTCAACAACAAAGGGTAGCCATCGCACGTGCTTTGGCTAAAAATCCAGATGTCATCATCGCGGATGAACCTACCGGGAATCTCGATTCGAAAAATACCGTTGAAATCATGAACATCATTAAAACCATCTCCAAAGAAAAGTTGGTTTTACTCGTGACACACGAACGTGAACTCGCCACTTTCTACGCTGACCGTATCATTGAACTCAAAGATGGCCAAATCGTTAGTGATACCAAAAACAGTAACGAATCTGGTAGTTTAGACTTAAAACACGATACCGATATTTATTTAAAAGATATGACCGCGATGAATTTATCCAGCGAAGCACTCGATGTTTCATTATATACGGATAAACCAGTCGATCAAATCAAACTTAAATTGGTGTTAAAGAATGGTACACTCTATTTGGACATCGATCAAAAACACGCACAAAAAGTGAACCTATTAACCGATAAGAGCGAAGTCAAATTGATCGATGACCACTATAAAGACTTTGATAAAGGGATGGTTGATAATCTTGATTCATTTCAATTTGGATCCATTATCGATGAATCCAAGGTAGAAAAATCACAACCAGTCATCACGTGGAAACACGCCTTTAGATTGGCTTTTAATAAAGTCATCAATTCTACCACCAAACGAAAATTCCTATTTTTAGGGTTTATCTTGGCTGGGTTCTTGTTGTTGATTGCGTTCGGATTTGTTTCTCGCATGCTTATTTTGGATGAAACCTTGTTCATGCCATACGATAAAAACTATGTGCTTGTGAATAATATTGCCAATCGAAATGAACTGGACAGTATCATCAACGATGAACATACCCTATATGTATCCTATCGACCAAATTATAACGTCGAATTTGAATTGCCAATTTACTATCAAGAATCCTATAGTTTAACCAGTTATCTTCAAACGGATTTCTTAAGTGTGGTTCAAAACGGCGATATTATCCATGGTCGTTCCATCGAAAATGATGGTGAAGTCTTGTTGGATTATAAGATGTTTGAGGGTGAATATAACGAACTCAATCAAGTTCTGAGGGCGTATGGGGTTTCCACACCAACCGAACTATTGAATCAAAAAATCTACTTAAATCAAAAAGAATTTGTATTGGTTGGTTTTGTTGACCGTGGATATAACGCAGTGATTATGCAAGAAATTGATTTTTATCGCAGTATCAATCCAAACCCTGGAACCAAAACATTGGCTGTGCTTCAAGATGAATTTTTTGATACAGTGACGTATCCTGTGTTTGATGATATATATGTGTTATCTTCTAATCCAGCCCAAAGTGTAAAAAACATTGGTAATATTTCAGCCAACATCGATGTGTCACACCCGTATTTAGAATATCGTGATAACTATATCACCAATATGGCATTGGTGTATAGCTTCTTATGGGTATTCTCACTGGTCATCGTGATCATCACACTGATTGCGTTATTCTTCGTACTTCGCGCATCACTCGCTGAACGTATCAATGAGATTGCGGTATTTAGAGCGCTGGGTGTCAGAAGAATTGACATTACAAAAACATTTATGGTTGAAATTTTTGTCATAACAACGGTATCATTCATCGTTGGATATATCTTTGGTATGTATTATTTCACCAATATGAATACCGCTTTGTATGACAGTAACTTGATCATATTCCCACCATTATTCATGGTACTGGGTGGGCTATTCATTTATGGCATGAGCCAATTGATTGGACTCATTCCAGTATGGGGCTTGTTGAGTAAAACACCAGCCCAAATCATGAGTTCATACGATCTATAAAAAAAACCAAGTTGGACTTGGTTTTAGGCGAGTATGTCTAAATAAGTTAAGGAAGAAA is from Paracholeplasma manati and encodes:
- a CDS encoding TlyA family RNA methyltransferase: MRLDHYMVETYLKTRSQAQDLIRQGKVMVGSQIITKTGYDLKQEKVTILEDNLYVSRGGLKLLDAITAFNIDFNHQVVCDIGSSTGGFTDCALQHGAQKVYAYDVGTLQMHDRLRQHPQVELHEQTNILDVELPSDIDIYTIDVSFTSVKPILKHLELNHGRFIVLVKPQFEVGPEYIKDGIVKDTKKQLEALDGIIHYAKQLNFQILAHKTSDLLGKMGNQEFLLFLSK
- the recN gene encoding DNA repair protein RecN, which produces MLKTLKIENLAIIEDLSVDFNPSMTALTGQTGAGKSLLIDSLKLLFGARADADLIRYGADNATVLGVFTDIRKPLGDYLKTLDIDQTTLTIKREISRNNKNQITVNQKNITLSELKRIAFFLGDIHEQHDISKLLDPKLQLSLIDQMDPDGISPLFNQYLLTKENYLTQLKKYEQAKKEQQSKTEALERLKDEQDELKKFGLNLTEAAELAEKIEKLSHEEKIVSRVSRAYEILDELYQKGDLYEAADALSEIKVYDGLYATGSESLKNVYYELEGLRSDLKKSLDIFEYRSEFELDQLQERLFAIHQLEKKYRMSVEALITYLKDIEEKILMTEDYEGYLKSLKADLDQKHKQTLDAGLKLHQAREKLAKKLTTEIIDELQLLDLEKVRFEIVFEKQEPTPVLYEDGLDIVTFYIGLNQGEPLKPLYKTASGGELSRFMLALKIIFAKFQSLGLVVFDEIDMGISGKTASKVATRIHALSEHTQVLTITHLAQVAAKADHHYHILKRIKDNRTVTQIDVLNTEKRIEIIAEMLSGERMDAYAIQHAKALLDK
- the dinB gene encoding DNA polymerase IV → MKSSVRIIFHIDLNAFFASVEMIENPSLKNKVFAVGGGLGFNRGGILTTASYKARRYGIRSGMTIANALHLYPKLIVVPNRHGVYHQYSMKFIQYLKTYTHLVWQVSVDEAYMDVTDIEGIHPLALAKKIQSELVSKYQLPSSIGIAPTLFLAKMGSDMKKPMGITVIRKRDVKSKIYPLPIKDMYGLGKKTYPKLEKIGINTIADFVNPDHHSKILEVISQKSYDAYILDIHGLSSNKVDPYKYALPKSISNETTLSFDTDMESVIKDTLISQLKEAYPRMLHDHLQTKTVGIRLRYHNFETTQKVRSIANYTDDYQTILDIILELFEAFYTGKPVRLIGVSLNNLKPKDSIEKPFDLFEYQAMEEKKDRISEALKAVNEKISKETKDSID
- a CDS encoding ABC transporter ATP-binding protein/permease, which produces MIRLEGVSKYYNTDNNVVLGLRRVNLEFKLGEFVAITGESGSGKSTLLNVISGLDKYDEGELYVNGEETSYYSVEEFEQYRKQYIGFVFQNYNIIDSYTVYQNVMAALMIQGYDPEKRKARALELIERVGLTSHKNHRASKLSGGQKQRAVIARALAKDCPVIVADEPTGNLDSETGKKILELLKEVSKDKLVLIVTHNYEQVEPYATRKIRMFDGEVVEDKPIKSVTPYEAKPTISSKNISPLDVLKLAFVSLFSVPKKTFLVFITLMFAFTAIASIYSLNEWVKNLGSINNYNPVFRSNFEGRIVVTKADESAFTQTELNDLLNKSKVQSIIHNDILLDQEFQVSSNGMFTYGTLRPYFGQSLPLEEGRMPEAMNEIVLYPNYYGEFYRVGDVIDLSYAMNNRDGFYLNPATSYEMTVVGLLKESYYNYVGVVHPSFFNQGITNTYNQNNLMPAYAIHQNMLITVNKSTDNSQVLGLMKNYIFIDDTLPDGQVILSKSFYDILIAEYTTLANLQAQTFKLTKPAIKYSPLKTVDIQIIGEKDGDVWAQEVYINKQTYMDLFYEGPYQITLLTNDTFDARQVMNGLGSNYVSVHPFEYVGYDYGIGLGGLIGFVYFLVGGFIYIILNLVIKSIIQSRRKDFVIFRSIGASKSDLRKLLSIEQALFNTFGFVLSFIPLILMNIYIPQFKVMRYIPILMYGVFFLIFLLVLLSINAKFANKLFGKSVITTLKSE
- a CDS encoding ABC transporter ATP-binding protein/permease, giving the protein MIKANKIDKFFNRGKRNEIHVINQISVDLPDHGLVVLFGPSGSGKTTLLNVLGGLDRAKGEIQFNDVSLHGYSMAQWDKIRNRHIGYIFQNYMLLENISIHENIQLTLNMIGITDKDEINKRVEYLLEKVGLKNYKKRKAGLLSGGQQQRVAIARALAKNPDVIIADEPTGNLDSKNTVEIMNIIKTISKEKLVLLVTHERELATFYADRIIELKDGQIVSDTKNSNESGSLDLKHDTDIYLKDMTAMNLSSEALDVSLYTDKPVDQIKLKLVLKNGTLYLDIDQKHAQKVNLLTDKSEVKLIDDHYKDFDKGMVDNLDSFQFGSIIDESKVEKSQPVITWKHAFRLAFNKVINSTTKRKFLFLGFILAGFLLLIAFGFVSRMLILDETLFMPYDKNYVLVNNIANRNELDSIINDEHTLYVSYRPNYNVEFELPIYYQESYSLTSYLQTDFLSVVQNGDIIHGRSIENDGEVLLDYKMFEGEYNELNQVLRAYGVSTPTELLNQKIYLNQKEFVLVGFVDRGYNAVIMQEIDFYRSINPNPGTKTLAVLQDEFFDTVTYPVFDDIYVLSSNPAQSVKNIGNISANIDVSHPYLEYRDNYITNMALVYSFLWVFSLVIVIITLIALFFVLRASLAERINEIAVFRALGVRRIDITKTFMVEIFVITTVSFIVGYIFGMYYFTNMNTALYDSNLIIFPPLFMVLGGLFIYGMSQLIGLIPVWGLLSKTPAQIMSSYDL